The Saccharolobus shibatae B12 genomic interval TAAGAATATTAAGCCTAATGGAAAAAATTAGAAAAAGGCAGAGAGCGTTAGAGGAATTATACAATAAACAAGAGATTCCTAAAAGCGATTATGATGACATGAAAAGGAAACTTGATACTGAGATGTTAAAGCTAAAGGACGACCAGAACAAGTTAAAAGGAAAATTAAAATCGAGACTTAATGATATAGAAGATCAATTAGCTCATATAGATAAAGCGGTGATCTCACTAAAGATGAGTTATATCTCATCTGAGATTCCAGAAAATGCGTATAAAGGTTCAATGGAAGTTCTGAGGCAGTCGAAGGATAGTTATACATTAGAAAGAGATGATATTAGAAAAACTTTAGATAGATTAGACTCGTTGGATAAAGAATCTATAGAACTTAAGCCTTTAGGCTCCTTGTCTACCTCACAACAAGGTGAGGCAAAGAGCGATCAGTCCAAATCGGAAATACCATTGCCAATACCGGTAAAGGTAATAAATACTCTTTAACTAAACTAGTGAGTTAGGATGTTTGATAAGTTACCATTTATTTTTAACAATGAGAAGAGGCGAAAGGCTCAACTAGGTAAGATACTCACTGAGATATCACTAAAATTAAAAGATCAACAAACCAGATTAGAAGAAGCCATAAGAAGGTTAAAGGATAGAGATAAGGAATTATTTGAGAAAGTAGTAAGGGCACAAGTAGAAGGGGATGATGCAAAAGCTAAAATATACGCTCAAGAAATAGCTGATATTAGAAGAATAATAAAGGTAATTTATACAGCATTCTTAGCTATTGAGAAAGTTAGGCTAAAACTAGATACCGTACAAGAACTGCAAGGCGTTTCTTTAGTATTATATCCCGTTGCTAAAATATTAGGAGATTTGAAGGATCAAATAAAAGGAATTGCTCCAGAAGTTGCGATAGCCTTAGACTCTATCATAAGCAGTGTAAATGGCATAGCAGTAGAAACGGGTGCAATAAATGATAGAGGAGTAGTTCCTGCGGTAGTAGATGAGCAAGCTAGACAAATTTTGGATGAAGCGCAAAAAATGGCTGAAGTAAAAGTTAGGGAACTATTGCCAGATTTA includes:
- the cdvA gene encoding cell division protein CdvA, whose product is MTSLRYLKSPNLYKYYLKDQIFLRSITMPVSYEALTKFIGQKVKDIYGREFGYLIHVYSEIDGSITGIEVAQGSSILTIGPERIKLDGDSILILPDWKAEAIRILSLMEKIRKRQRALEELYNKQEIPKSDYDDMKRKLDTEMLKLKDDQNKLKGKLKSRLNDIEDQLAHIDKAVISLKMSYISSEIPENAYKGSMEVLRQSKDSYTLERDDIRKTLDRLDSLDKESIELKPLGSLSTSQQGEAKSDQSKSEIPLPIPVKVINTL
- the cdvB gene encoding cell division protein CdvB, with translation MFDKLPFIFNNEKRRKAQLGKILTEISLKLKDQQTRLEEAIRRLKDRDKELFEKVVRAQVEGDDAKAKIYAQEIADIRRIIKVIYTAFLAIEKVRLKLDTVQELQGVSLVLYPVAKILGDLKDQIKGIAPEVAIALDSIISSVNGIAVETGAINDRGVVPAVVDEQARQILDEAQKMAEVKVRELLPDLPHPPIEQSSRVSQSRPAVRKITERELLDYIVNNGGFLDIEHFSKVYGVEKQEVVKLLEVLKSKGLIAVES